The following coding sequences are from one Tolumonas lignilytica window:
- a CDS encoding DNA-3-methyladenine glycosylase I — translation MERHCAWIMTDPDYIAYHDQHWGRPEYDDRKLFAMLCLEGQQAGLSWLTILKRMPDYHLLFADFDPVALAAFDDEQVEALLTDPRIIRNRLKVQAIIQNARAYLALQQQDISFAQWIWQFVDGQPIINRWQQRSDVPTSTPQAEAMSKALKKAGFKFVGPTICYAYMQAVGMVNDHLIDCPWHSLCKHSLS, via the coding sequence ATGGAGCGACATTGTGCCTGGATCATGACAGATCCCGATTATATTGCGTATCACGACCAGCATTGGGGACGTCCGGAATATGATGATCGGAAGTTGTTCGCCATGCTGTGTCTCGAAGGGCAACAGGCGGGATTATCCTGGTTGACGATTCTGAAACGCATGCCGGATTATCATCTGTTGTTTGCCGATTTTGATCCGGTGGCACTGGCTGCATTTGATGATGAACAGGTTGAGGCGTTGCTGACTGATCCACGTATCATCCGCAATCGTTTAAAGGTGCAGGCCATTATTCAGAATGCCCGGGCTTATCTTGCGTTGCAGCAACAGGATATTTCCTTTGCACAATGGATTTGGCAGTTTGTTGACGGTCAACCCATCATCAATCGCTGGCAGCAACGTTCCGACGTTCCGACATCCACCCCTCAGGCGGAGGCAATGTCGAAGGCGTTGAAAAAAGCGGGGTTTAAGTTTGTCGGGCCGACCATCTGTTATGCTTATATGCAGGCGGTAGGCATGGTGAACGATCATCTGATTGACTGCCCGTGGCATAGTTTATGTAAACATTCGCTGTCCTGA
- the cysW gene encoding sulfate ABC transporter permease subunit CysW yields MNTITNEPRWVRYLLIFLGAGWFIALLLLPLATIFIQAFAKGIAFYWQSLVDTDALAALRLTLFTVICSVPMNILFGLTAAWAIGRFRFPGRQMLITVIDLPFSVSPVIAGLMFVLLFGNHGWFGEWLQAHDLKIIFNTPGIIIATMFITVPFVVRELLPQMEARGSEEEEAAQVLGANGWQTFWRVTLPGIRWSLLYGVILCTARAVGEFGAVSVVSGHIRGQTNTLPLHIEILYNEYQSNAAFAVASLLALFGLFTLLAETLLNRLRHR; encoded by the coding sequence ATGAATACCATTACCAATGAACCTCGTTGGGTCCGTTATTTACTGATTTTTCTGGGGGCGGGCTGGTTTATTGCACTGCTCCTGTTACCACTGGCCACCATTTTTATTCAGGCTTTCGCCAAAGGGATCGCATTCTACTGGCAGAGCCTAGTCGATACCGATGCACTGGCCGCGTTGCGCTTAACACTGTTTACCGTGATTTGCTCCGTGCCGATGAACATCCTGTTTGGTTTGACGGCTGCCTGGGCCATTGGACGCTTTCGCTTTCCCGGTCGTCAGATGCTGATCACCGTGATTGACTTGCCATTCTCTGTTTCACCAGTCATTGCTGGTCTGATGTTTGTCTTGTTGTTCGGTAATCATGGCTGGTTTGGGGAATGGCTGCAGGCGCATGATCTGAAAATTATCTTTAATACGCCGGGTATTATTATTGCCACCATGTTTATCACCGTGCCATTTGTCGTCCGCGAACTATTGCCACAAATGGAGGCGCGGGGCTCCGAAGAGGAAGAGGCGGCACAAGTTCTGGGAGCTAACGGTTGGCAGACATTCTGGCGCGTTACGCTGCCGGGAATTCGCTGGAGTTTGCTCTACGGCGTGATCCTGTGTACGGCCCGTGCCGTCGGGGAATTTGGTGCGGTTTCCGTTGTCTCCGGTCACATTCGTGGTCAGACGAATACCCTGCCATTGCATATTGAAATTTTATATAACGAATACCAGAGCAATGCAGCGTTTGCTGTGGCTTCGCTGCTGGCTTTGTTTGGTCTGTTTACCCTGTTGGCGGAAACTCTGCTAAACCGCCTGCGCCATCGTTAA
- the zntB gene encoding zinc transporter ZntB, translating to MSENLPFHPKLPLHAPKALVPMEPVLAMQLDGNGRYHKLSAGGSVPTERCWLHLDYSTDSAKEWLGHTPLLPDVVRQSLMGGSNRPKLVKINNGLLLTLRGINHNEGQRPDQMVAIRFFITDQLIVSTRHRRVYAVEQIVRNLRQGLGPRSTSEWLVDVCENLAEQSGDFIDEVMDKIVRLEDEILEQRISSRRELVEIRRQLIVLRRYLAPQRDVFSRLANEKISWLDKEDHRHLQDIADRMGRWLEDLDASIARTSLLADEINAIMTEAMNRRTYIMSLFAMVFLPLSFFTGLLGVNLGGIPGNTSPIGFGLFCMFLLAFAGGIMAWLRLRKWV from the coding sequence ATGTCGGAAAACTTACCCTTCCATCCGAAATTACCGTTGCATGCTCCTAAGGCGCTGGTGCCCATGGAGCCTGTGCTGGCCATGCAGTTGGATGGTAATGGGCGCTATCATAAATTATCTGCCGGTGGTTCGGTGCCGACAGAGCGTTGCTGGCTACACCTCGATTATTCCACCGATAGTGCCAAAGAGTGGCTGGGACATACCCCTTTGCTTCCTGACGTCGTGCGCCAGTCGCTGATGGGCGGTAGTAACCGGCCTAAATTGGTTAAAATCAATAATGGCTTGTTGCTGACACTGCGTGGAATTAATCACAACGAAGGTCAACGGCCAGATCAGATGGTGGCAATCCGCTTTTTTATAACCGATCAGCTGATTGTTTCTACCCGGCATCGCCGTGTTTATGCGGTTGAACAGATCGTCAGAAATTTGCGGCAAGGTTTGGGGCCGCGTTCTACCTCCGAGTGGCTGGTTGATGTGTGTGAAAATCTGGCGGAGCAGAGCGGTGATTTTATTGATGAGGTGATGGATAAGATTGTCCGTCTGGAAGATGAGATTCTGGAGCAACGCATATCATCACGCCGGGAACTGGTTGAAATCCGCCGTCAACTGATTGTGTTGCGTCGCTACCTGGCCCCACAGCGGGATGTCTTCAGCCGTCTGGCCAATGAAAAAATCAGCTGGCTGGATAAAGAAGACCATCGTCATCTGCAGGATATTGCCGACCGTATGGGACGCTGGCTGGAAGATCTGGATGCCAGTATCGCCCGCACTTCCTTGCTGGCTGATGAAATCAACGCGATCATGACGGAGGCTATGAATCGGCGAACTTATATTATGTCATTGTTTGCTATGGTTTTTTTGCCATTATCCTTTTTTACGGGGTTACTGGGTGTCAATTTGGGCGGCATTCCAGGGAATACGTCGCCGATTGGATTTGGACTGTTCTGCATGTTCTTGCTGGCGTTCGCCGGCGGCATTATGGCGTGGCTCCGGCTCCGAAAATGGGTGTAG
- a CDS encoding sulfate ABC transporter substrate-binding protein: MKKSVLFALGVLTLSVMSGLQAAEVKLLNVSYDPTRELYQDYNQYFSDYWQHKQGDKVDVSQSHGGSGKQARAVIEGLDADVITLALAQDINKVAQQGLVAENWEARLPNHATPFTSTIVFLVRKGNPKQIKDWDDLTRPDVEVVTPNPKTSGGARWNYLAAWGYALHKTGSEQGARDFISKLYHNVKVLDSGARAATTSFVERDLGDVLIAWENEAYLVLNELGKDKFELITPSESILAEPPVSVVDKVAKKHGTEAVATAYVSQLYSDEAQRIAGKHFYRPSNPVIAKEFAQQFKPVKLFTIRELEGSWAKAQQKHFANGGTFDQLYAPGQ; this comes from the coding sequence ATGAAAAAATCAGTACTATTTGCTCTGGGTGTATTAACGTTATCGGTCATGTCGGGTTTGCAGGCCGCAGAAGTGAAATTACTGAATGTGTCCTATGATCCAACGCGGGAGCTTTATCAGGATTACAACCAGTATTTCTCAGATTACTGGCAACACAAGCAAGGCGATAAGGTCGATGTCAGCCAATCCCATGGCGGTTCCGGCAAGCAGGCGCGGGCGGTTATTGAAGGGCTGGATGCAGACGTCATCACGCTGGCTTTGGCACAGGATATCAATAAGGTAGCCCAGCAGGGGCTGGTGGCGGAAAACTGGGAAGCCCGGTTACCCAATCATGCGACGCCTTTTACTTCCACCATTGTTTTTCTGGTGCGTAAAGGCAATCCGAAACAGATCAAGGACTGGGACGATCTGACTCGGCCCGATGTCGAGGTGGTGACGCCGAATCCCAAAACATCCGGTGGTGCGCGCTGGAACTATCTGGCCGCCTGGGGTTATGCACTGCATAAAACCGGCAGCGAGCAGGGGGCTCGTGATTTCATTAGCAAACTTTATCATAACGTCAAGGTACTGGATTCCGGTGCGCGTGCAGCAACGACCAGCTTTGTGGAACGTGATTTGGGGGATGTGTTGATTGCCTGGGAAAACGAAGCCTATCTGGTGCTAAATGAATTGGGCAAAGATAAATTTGAACTGATCACTCCTTCGGAGTCCATTCTGGCTGAACCGCCGGTATCAGTCGTCGATAAAGTGGCAAAAAAGCATGGTACAGAGGCGGTTGCAACAGCGTATGTTTCACAGCTTTACTCCGATGAAGCGCAACGTATAGCTGGAAAACATTTTTATCGGCCAAGTAATCCGGTGATTGCCAAAGAATTTGCCCAGCAATTTAAGCCAGTAAAACTGTTTACTATCCGTGAATTAGAAGGTAGCTGGGCAAAAGCACAGCAGAAGCATTTTGCTAATGGCGGCACTTTTGATCAGCTGTATGCTCCAGGTCAATAA
- a CDS encoding sulfate/molybdate ABC transporter ATP-binding protein has translation MSIQVEHIEKRFNQFAALHDINITFPTGELVALLGPSGCGKTTLLRIIAGLEQADSGRILLNGTDASEMHVRDRNVGFVFQHYALFRHMTIFENVAFGLRVKPRKLRPSENEIQKKVKSLLDLVQLGHVADRYPTQLSGGQRQRVALARALAVEPQVLLLDEPFGALDAQVRKELRRWLRRLHDELHVTSLFVTHDQEEALEVADRVVLMNAGRIEQFATPQEVYEQPATEFVHRFLGTVNLFHGHLQSGQFDISGSTLTNNVSGDTRTDANTIAYVRPHELDLLPAHIPQGIPATVVRILPFGAAYRVEVTANNGVARTLIEVDVPRERVAVLQLLPGQSVRLVARQAQLYQPETKEHVA, from the coding sequence ATGAGTATTCAGGTAGAGCATATCGAAAAACGCTTCAACCAGTTTGCCGCATTACATGACATCAACATCACCTTCCCAACTGGGGAGCTGGTGGCGCTGTTAGGTCCGTCCGGCTGTGGTAAAACCACGCTATTGCGTATTATTGCCGGTCTGGAACAAGCAGATAGCGGCCGTATCTTACTGAATGGTACCGATGCCTCTGAGATGCATGTGCGGGATCGCAATGTGGGTTTCGTGTTCCAGCATTATGCGCTGTTCCGGCATATGACCATTTTTGAGAATGTTGCCTTTGGTTTGCGGGTAAAACCGCGCAAACTACGTCCGAGCGAAAATGAAATCCAGAAAAAGGTAAAAAGTCTGCTGGATCTGGTGCAGTTAGGGCATGTGGCCGATCGCTATCCGACACAACTGTCCGGTGGTCAGCGGCAGCGAGTAGCACTGGCACGTGCACTGGCGGTTGAACCACAGGTTCTGTTGTTGGATGAACCATTCGGGGCATTGGACGCGCAAGTCCGTAAAGAGTTGCGTCGTTGGTTGCGTCGTCTGCACGATGAATTGCATGTGACCAGTCTGTTCGTCACACACGATCAGGAAGAAGCGCTGGAAGTGGCCGATCGCGTGGTATTGATGAATGCCGGTCGTATCGAGCAGTTTGCAACGCCACAAGAAGTTTATGAGCAACCTGCAACCGAATTTGTGCATCGTTTCCTGGGTACAGTCAACCTGTTCCATGGTCATCTGCAGAGTGGTCAGTTTGATATTTCAGGGTCGACACTGACCAATAATGTTTCTGGTGATACCCGCACTGACGCGAATACAATAGCCTATGTTCGTCCGCATGAGCTGGATTTGCTGCCAGCTCATATTCCACAAGGCATTCCTGCCACCGTTGTGCGTATTTTGCCTTTTGGTGCCGCCTATCGGGTAGAAGTGACCGCCAATAATGGGGTCGCGCGCACCTTGATCGAAGTGGATGTGCCGCGGGAACGCGTTGCTGTGTTACAGTTATTACCCGGACAATCTGTAAGGCTGGTCGCTCGCCAAGCGCAACTGTATCAGCCCGAAACAAAGGAACATGTGGCTTGA
- the cysT gene encoding sulfate ABC transporter permease subunit CysT — protein sequence MRFRSRSVLPGFAPTLGFSLLYLSLMVLLPLSALVLYSVTRQDMSHFWAVVSSPRVVASYKLSFGASAIAALLNTVFGSVIAWILVRYQFFGKRIMDALIDLPFAMPTAVSGIALSAIYAGNGWIGKLVAPFGIKLAFNPVGVVIALMFIGLPFVVRTMQPVLKEHERELEEAAACLGASRWTTFRRIIFPAMVPAALTGFALAFARAVGEYGSVIFIAGNLPMVSEIAPLMIMSHLEEYDYAGAAAIAAVMLTVSFTLLLLINQLQAWSWQRLGGSR from the coding sequence ATGCGTTTTCGATCTCGTTCGGTATTACCCGGCTTTGCTCCAACACTGGGTTTCAGTCTGCTGTATCTGAGCCTAATGGTGTTGTTACCCTTGTCAGCCCTGGTGTTGTATAGCGTGACCAGACAGGACATGAGCCATTTCTGGGCTGTGGTCAGCAGTCCGCGGGTGGTGGCCTCTTATAAGCTGAGTTTTGGTGCCTCGGCTATTGCGGCATTACTGAATACGGTATTTGGCTCGGTGATTGCGTGGATTCTGGTGCGGTATCAGTTTTTCGGCAAACGCATCATGGATGCGCTGATCGATCTGCCATTTGCAATGCCGACAGCGGTATCTGGGATTGCATTATCGGCCATCTATGCCGGAAATGGCTGGATAGGGAAATTGGTTGCCCCTTTCGGTATCAAACTGGCTTTTAACCCGGTAGGGGTAGTCATTGCGTTGATGTTTATCGGCTTGCCGTTTGTGGTGCGGACCATGCAGCCTGTGCTGAAAGAACATGAGCGCGAACTGGAAGAAGCGGCAGCCTGTCTGGGTGCCAGCCGTTGGACTACGTTTCGTCGGATTATTTTTCCTGCCATGGTTCCTGCGGCACTGACGGGTTTTGCGTTGGCATTTGCCAGAGCCGTCGGCGAGTACGGTTCGGTGATATTCATTGCTGGTAATTTGCCGATGGTGTCTGAAATCGCGCCACTGATGATTATGAGTCATTTGGAAGAATACGATTATGCCGGCGCTGCAGCGATTGCGGCGGTGATGCTGACTGTATCGTTCACGCTGTTATTGTTGATTAATCAGTTACAAGCCTGGAGTTGGCAACGCCTGGGAGGATCCCGTTAA
- the glyQ gene encoding glycine--tRNA ligase subunit alpha encodes MQKFDIKTFQGLILSLQDYWARQGCVISQPLDMEVGAGTSHPMTFLRSIGPEPMNCAYVQPSRRPTDGRYGENPNRLQHYYQFQVILKPSPDNIQELYLGSLRELGFDPLVHDIRFVEDNWENPTLGAWGLGWEVWLNGMEVTQFTYFQQVGGLECSPVTGEITYGLERLAMYIQGVDSLYDLVWADGPLGKVTYRDVFHQNEVEQSTYNFEHADVPFLFKLFDQCEKECQHLLGLEQPLPLPAYERILKAAHAFNLLDARHAISVTERQRYILRIRTLSKAVAEAYYAARERLGFPMCNATKA; translated from the coding sequence ATGCAGAAATTTGATATTAAAACATTTCAGGGACTCATTTTATCCCTGCAAGATTACTGGGCCCGCCAGGGTTGTGTTATTTCACAACCGCTCGATATGGAAGTGGGCGCTGGTACTTCACATCCAATGACATTTTTACGTTCCATTGGTCCGGAACCGATGAACTGCGCCTATGTGCAGCCATCCCGTCGTCCAACCGATGGCCGCTACGGTGAAAACCCGAACCGTCTGCAACACTATTATCAGTTTCAGGTTATTCTGAAACCATCGCCAGACAATATTCAGGAGCTGTATCTCGGTTCGCTGCGTGAACTGGGCTTTGACCCACTGGTTCACGATATCCGTTTCGTCGAAGACAACTGGGAAAACCCGACGCTGGGCGCGTGGGGCTTAGGCTGGGAAGTGTGGCTGAACGGCATGGAAGTAACGCAGTTCACCTACTTCCAGCAGGTCGGTGGTCTGGAATGCTCTCCAGTGACCGGCGAAATCACCTACGGTCTGGAACGTCTGGCCATGTACATTCAGGGCGTCGACAGTCTGTACGATCTAGTCTGGGCTGACGGTCCACTGGGTAAAGTGACCTATCGCGACGTGTTCCATCAGAACGAAGTAGAACAGTCGACCTATAACTTTGAACACGCGGATGTGCCATTCCTGTTCAAGTTGTTCGATCAGTGTGAAAAAGAGTGCCAGCACCTGCTGGGACTGGAACAACCACTGCCATTGCCAGCTTACGAGCGTATTCTGAAAGCGGCACATGCCTTTAACCTGCTCGACGCCCGTCACGCAATCTCTGTGACCGAACGTCAGCGCTACATCCTGCGTATCCGGACGTTGTCCAAAGCAGTCGCGGAAGCCTACTACGCGGCTCGTGAACGTCTTGGCTTCCCGATGTGCAATGCAACTAAAGCGTAA
- a CDS encoding RBBP9/YdeN family alpha/beta hydrolase — MNNILLVPGLYDSGPQHWQTLWHQHHPHWLRIAQSDWTTPDLLCWAAPVLELLQNSQTPLTLVAHSFGCLASLYAARQMPEKVHSLFLVAPADPDLLGVQEALINHPTPVAGRIIASSNDPWMPLDRVCFWSQRWGLPLSLLGPLRHINTESGHGAWPDGLALLNWHCQLQDKAVNG, encoded by the coding sequence ATGAACAATATCCTGCTCGTTCCCGGTTTGTATGATAGCGGTCCGCAACATTGGCAGACGTTGTGGCATCAACACCACCCACATTGGTTGCGGATCGCACAATCAGATTGGACAACACCAGATTTGCTGTGTTGGGCGGCTCCGGTGCTGGAATTATTGCAAAACAGTCAGACACCGCTGACTCTGGTAGCGCATTCGTTCGGTTGTCTGGCCAGTCTCTATGCTGCACGTCAAATGCCGGAAAAAGTGCATTCATTATTTTTGGTGGCGCCCGCAGACCCTGATCTATTGGGGGTACAGGAAGCCCTGATTAATCATCCGACCCCGGTTGCCGGGCGTATTATTGCCAGCAGCAATGACCCTTGGATGCCACTGGATCGGGTTTGTTTCTGGAGTCAGCGTTGGGGATTACCATTGAGTTTATTAGGGCCTCTGCGTCATATTAACACTGAATCGGGGCATGGCGCATGGCCGGATGGGTTGGCGTTACTAAATTGGCATTGCCAGCTACAAGATAAAGCGGTAAACGGTTAA
- a CDS encoding valine--pyruvate transaminase, with protein sequence MQFSQFGEKFTRLAGISQLMDDLNEGLKNPEAIMLGGGNPAAIPEMVELFKQETLQRLNDGALLKAMLNYDGPQGHDGFRHALANLFQQEYGWDISADNIALTNGSQSAFFNLFNLLAGDYVDGKKKKVLFPLAPEYIGYADGGLTEDQFVACKPHIDFLDNGLFKYRVDFDALEVGDDIGMICVSRPTNPTGNVLTDDEIINLDEIARAKKIPLIIDNAYGTPFPHIIFSEVNPFWNDNTILCMSLSKLGLPGLRCGIVIANPTIIQALSNISGIINLAPSGVGPALMQRWVESGDILRHSANIIAPFYQQKALQAVHWLQEAIPAPRLRIHKPEGALFLWLWFDGLSISSQELYEKLKQRGLIIVPGHYFFPGIPDKQWRHQYECIRLNYAQPEEKVKQGIAILQQVINQL encoded by the coding sequence ATGCAATTTTCACAGTTTGGAGAGAAATTCACGCGGTTAGCAGGTATCAGCCAATTGATGGACGACCTGAATGAAGGGCTGAAAAATCCAGAAGCCATCATGCTGGGCGGTGGTAATCCAGCCGCCATTCCTGAAATGGTAGAGCTATTTAAACAAGAAACACTGCAACGCTTGAATGACGGTGCTTTGCTGAAAGCCATGCTGAATTATGATGGCCCACAGGGTCACGATGGTTTTCGCCATGCGTTAGCTAACCTGTTCCAGCAGGAGTACGGCTGGGACATCAGTGCAGACAATATTGCCCTCACCAACGGTAGCCAGAGCGCATTCTTTAATTTGTTCAATCTGCTGGCTGGCGATTATGTTGATGGCAAGAAGAAAAAGGTGCTGTTCCCGCTGGCACCGGAGTACATCGGCTATGCCGATGGTGGTCTGACAGAAGATCAATTTGTGGCCTGTAAACCCCATATTGATTTTCTGGATAACGGATTATTCAAATACCGGGTCGATTTTGATGCTCTGGAGGTTGGTGATGATATTGGTATGATCTGTGTCTCCCGCCCGACTAATCCGACAGGCAATGTGCTGACCGATGATGAGATCATCAACCTGGATGAAATCGCACGAGCAAAGAAAATTCCGCTGATCATTGATAACGCTTACGGCACACCCTTCCCGCATATCATCTTTAGTGAAGTAAACCCATTCTGGAATGACAACACGATTCTGTGTATGAGTCTTTCCAAACTCGGCTTGCCCGGTCTGCGCTGCGGCATTGTCATTGCCAATCCGACCATCATTCAGGCATTAAGCAACATCTCCGGCATCATCAATCTGGCCCCCAGCGGTGTAGGGCCGGCCCTAATGCAACGCTGGGTCGAATCGGGCGATATTCTGCGCCACAGTGCCAACATCATTGCACCGTTCTATCAACAGAAAGCACTACAAGCGGTACATTGGTTACAGGAAGCTATTCCGGCACCAAGACTGCGTATTCATAAGCCGGAAGGCGCGCTGTTTTTATGGCTATGGTTTGACGGGCTTTCCATTTCTTCACAGGAGCTCTATGAAAAATTAAAGCAACGCGGTTTAATAATTGTCCCCGGACACTATTTCTTCCCCGGCATTCCTGATAAACAGTGGCGACACCAGTATGAGTGTATCCGCTTGAACTATGCACAGCCGGAAGAAAAAGTGAAACAGGGAATTGCTATCTTACAGCAGGTCATCAATCAACTATAA
- the glyS gene encoding glycine--tRNA ligase subunit beta, which yields MATENFLIELGTEELPPKALRKLAQAFADNFTAELEKAGLAHQGVQWFAAPRRLALKVTALADKQADKQVEKRGPAVTAAFDAAGNPTPAAAGWAKSNGIEVAQAERLATDKGEWLVFRANVTGQPTTELLPAMVATALAGLPIPKPMRWGAKRTQFIRPVHTLCMLFGGELVAGEVLGLQSARIIRGHRFMGEAQFEISHADQYPALLLEKGKVQADYEARKAFIKAGAEAAAKKLGGIADIEEALLEEVTSLVEWPVILTATFEEKFLAVPAEALVHTMKGDQKYFPVYDNNGKLLPNFIFVSNIESKDPTQIIQGNERVVRPRLSDAEFFFNTDKKHSLASRLESLDTVLFQQQLGTLKDKSVRIAELSAFIAAQIGADVEHATRAGLLSKCDLMTNMVMEFTDTQGVMGMHYARHDHEAEDVAVALNEQYMPRFAGDNLPNGLVACAVAIADKLDTLAGIFGIGQAPKGDKDPFALRRAAIGTLRIIVEKQLDLDLVTLVSKAAELYDGKISNKAVVEEVVDFMLGRFRASYQEAGIAVDVIQAVLARRPTRPADFDARVKAVSYFRTLDAAEALAAANKRVGNILAKFDGKLKDGVDASLLKDEAEQVLAQQVAAMETKLAPLFASGEYQLALTELSALREAVDTFFDKVMVMADDEALKLNRLTLLARLQALFLQAADISLLQQ from the coding sequence ATGGCAACAGAAAATTTTTTAATCGAACTGGGCACCGAAGAGCTGCCACCCAAGGCACTGCGTAAACTGGCGCAGGCGTTTGCTGATAACTTTACCGCTGAACTGGAAAAAGCCGGTCTGGCGCATCAGGGCGTTCAGTGGTTTGCAGCACCTCGCCGTCTGGCACTGAAAGTTACCGCCCTGGCCGATAAGCAGGCTGACAAACAGGTTGAGAAACGTGGTCCTGCTGTTACCGCTGCGTTTGATGCTGCAGGCAACCCGACTCCGGCTGCGGCGGGCTGGGCAAAATCCAATGGTATCGAAGTGGCACAAGCTGAACGTCTTGCCACTGACAAAGGTGAATGGCTGGTGTTCCGTGCCAATGTTACCGGCCAACCAACTACCGAACTGTTACCAGCGATGGTCGCAACCGCACTGGCGGGCCTGCCAATTCCGAAACCAATGCGCTGGGGTGCAAAACGTACTCAGTTCATCCGTCCGGTACATACCCTGTGTATGCTGTTCGGTGGTGAACTGGTAGCCGGTGAAGTGTTAGGTCTGCAATCCGCCCGCATCATTCGCGGTCACCGTTTCATGGGTGAAGCGCAGTTTGAAATCAGCCATGCCGATCAATACCCTGCTTTGCTGCTGGAAAAAGGCAAAGTGCAGGCTGATTACGAAGCACGTAAAGCTTTCATCAAAGCCGGTGCCGAAGCTGCAGCGAAGAAACTGGGCGGTATCGCTGATATCGAAGAGGCTCTGCTAGAAGAAGTCACCTCGCTGGTGGAATGGCCGGTGATCCTGACTGCGACTTTCGAAGAAAAATTCCTGGCCGTTCCGGCAGAAGCGCTGGTTCACACCATGAAGGGTGATCAGAAATACTTCCCGGTCTATGACAACAACGGCAAACTGCTGCCGAATTTCATCTTCGTCAGCAACATCGAATCTAAAGATCCGACCCAAATCATTCAGGGTAACGAACGTGTAGTTCGCCCTCGTCTGTCTGATGCCGAGTTTTTCTTTAACACCGATAAGAAACATTCGCTGGCATCCCGTCTGGAAAGTCTGGATACCGTGCTGTTCCAGCAACAGCTGGGTACACTGAAAGACAAGTCCGTTCGTATCGCTGAACTCTCTGCGTTCATCGCAGCACAGATCGGCGCGGATGTCGAACACGCTACCCGTGCTGGCCTGCTGTCTAAATGTGACCTGATGACCAACATGGTCATGGAATTCACCGACACGCAAGGCGTGATGGGTATGCACTATGCGCGTCACGACCACGAAGCCGAAGATGTGGCGGTCGCACTGAACGAGCAATACATGCCACGTTTTGCCGGTGATAACCTGCCGAATGGTCTGGTTGCTTGTGCTGTAGCTATCGCAGATAAGCTGGACACCCTCGCTGGCATTTTCGGTATCGGTCAGGCACCGAAGGGCGACAAAGATCCGTTTGCACTGCGTCGTGCGGCAATTGGTACGCTGCGTATCATCGTGGAAAAACAGCTGGATCTGGATCTGGTTACATTGGTCAGCAAAGCCGCTGAACTCTATGACGGCAAGATCAGCAATAAAGCGGTAGTTGAAGAAGTCGTAGACTTCATGCTGGGTCGTTTCCGCGCCTCCTATCAGGAAGCGGGTATTGCTGTTGACGTAATTCAGGCGGTGCTGGCGCGTCGTCCAACCCGTCCTGCTGACTTTGATGCCCGAGTGAAAGCGGTGAGCTATTTCCGTACGCTGGATGCTGCTGAAGCACTGGCTGCGGCCAACAAACGCGTCGGCAACATTCTGGCGAAATTTGACGGTAAACTGAAAGACGGCGTCGATGCTTCGCTGCTGAAAGATGAAGCGGAGCAAGTGTTGGCGCAACAAGTTGCTGCGATGGAAACCAAACTGGCACCTCTGTTTGCTAGCGGTGAGTATCAGTTGGCACTAACTGAACTGTCAGCGCTGCGCGAAGCGGTTGATACCTTCTTCGATAAAGTCATGGTTATGGCTGATGATGAAGCATTGAAACTGAACCGATTGACGCTGCTGGCGCGTCTGCAAGCCCTGTTCCTGCAGGCGGCGGACATTTCATTATTGCAGCAATAA